The Pirellulales bacterium nucleotide sequence TCCCGTGCGTCGCGATCCCGGCCAGCAGCACGTTCGTATCGAGAACAATCCTCAAGAGACGACCTTGAAAATGTCCTCGTCAGTCAGAAACCCCTGCGCTTCCGCCAGCGGAACAGTCACGCGGCGGATTGCCTTGAGATGCTCGGTAACGATGTATCGGCGCAGCGA carries:
- a CDS encoding ribbon-helix-helix protein, CopG family, with the translated sequence MSTLTLRIPDDLKEQLEELSRQLQRPTSELVRESLRRYIVTEHLKAIRRVTVPLAEAQGFLTDEDIFKVVS